In Gopherus flavomarginatus isolate rGopFla2 chromosome 5, rGopFla2.mat.asm, whole genome shotgun sequence, one DNA window encodes the following:
- the LOC127051823 gene encoding uncharacterized protein LOC127051823, with the protein MIQFCGDLEAYFRRLRLKEYFQDNTEQCTDTRVPSHQQHKKKNSTWTPPEDRNDSLDLYIECFRRRAQAEIVEQQHRLPHNLSRAERNAIHSLRNHPDIIIKEADKGGAVVIMNRSDYQKEAARQLSNTKFYRPLPSDPTEEYTKKLQHLLRTLPTLTPEEINIPLEPRPGLFYLLPKIHKPGNPGRPIISGIGTLTEGLSGYMDSLLRPYATSTPSYLRDTTDFLRKLQCIGDLPENTILATMDVEALFTNIPHTDGIQAVRNTIPDDATAQLAAELCAFILTHNYFKFDDNIYLQISGTAMGTRMAPQYANIFMADLEQRFLSSRPLTPLLYLRYIDDIFIIWTHGKETLEKFHHDFNSFHPTINLSLDQSTREVHFLDTTVQISDGHINTTLYRKPTDRYAYLHASSFHPGHITRSIVYSQALRYNRICSDPSDRDHTYKISTKHSQNYNTHTRK; encoded by the coding sequence atgatacagttctgtggcgatctggaagcctactttcgccgtctccgactcaaagaatacttccaggacaacactgaacagtgcactgatacacgggtgccctcccaccaacagcacaagaaaaagaactccacatggactcctcctgaggatcgaaatgacagcctggacctatacattgaatgcttccgccggcgtgcacaagcagaaatcgtggaacaacaacatcgcttgcctcacaacctaagtcgtgcagaacgcaatgccatccacagcctcagaaaccaccctgacattatcatcaaagaggctgataaaggaggtgccgttgtcatcatgaacaggtctgactatcaaaaggaggcagccagacaactctccaataccaaattctacaggccacttccctcagatcccactgaggaatacactaagaaactacagcatctactcaggacactccctacactaacaccagaagaaatcaacatacccctagagccccgaccagggttattctatctactacccaagatccacaaacccggcaatcctggacgccccatcatctcgggcattggcactctcactgaaggactgtctggatatatggactctctactcagaccctatgccaccagcactcccagctatctccgcgacaccactgatttcctgaggaaactacaatgcattggtgacctcccagaaaacaccatcctagccaccatggatgtagaggctctcttcacaaacatcccacacacagatggaatacaagctgtcaggaacactatccctgatgatgccacagcacaactggctgctgagctctgtgcctttatacttacacacaactatttcaaatttgatgacaatatatatctccagatcagtggcactgctatgggcacccgcatggccccacaatatgccaatatcttcatggccgacctggaacaacgcttcctcagttctcgtccactcacaccccttctctatctacgctacattgatgacatcttcatcatctggacccatgggaaggagactctggaaaaattccaccatgatttcaacagcttccaccccaccatcaacctcagcctggatcaatctacacgggaggtccactttcttgacaccacggtgcaaataagtgatggtcacattaacaccaccctatatcgaaaacccaccgaccgctatgcctaccttcatgcctccagcttccatcccgggcacatcacacgatccattgtctacagccaagcactgaggtacaaccgcatctgctctgacccctcagacagagaccacacctacaaaatctccaccaagcattctcaaaactacaatacccacacgaggaaataa